The following is a genomic window from Nguyenibacter vanlangensis.
GTGCATCGTCTGGGGGCTGGCGGTCATGATCGCCATCTACGTCACCGGGGCGGTGTCCGGCACGCACGCCAACCCGGCGGTCACGCTGGCGCTTGCGCTCTATCGGGGTTTTCCCTGGCGCAAGGTGCTGCCGTACAACGCAGCCCAGATCCTGGGCGGCGTGGCCGGAGCGGCGATCGTCTACGTGCTCTATGCGCCGGTGATCGACCATTACAACATGCTGCATCATTTCGACCGCATGCATGACGGCGGCGCGGCGGGCGTGTTCTTCACCCATCCCGGCGAGGCCATCACCCCGCTGCACGCCCTGGTCGACGAGATCATCCTGACCGCGATGCTGCTGCTGGGGATCTTCGCGGTCACGTCCGAATACAATACCCAGGCGCCGCAGGCGAATTCCGGCGCGCTGATCATCGGCCTGCTGGTCGCGGCGCTGGGCGGCTGCGCGGGATATCTCGAAGCCTGGGCGCTGAACCCGGCGCGCGATTTCGGGCCGCGCCTGTTCTGCTTCCTGGCCGGCTGGGGGCCGACGGCCCTGCCGTCGCCGGGCCATTACTGGTGGGTGCCGATCGTCGGTCCCCTGGTGGGCGGCGTGATCGGGGGCGGGGCGTTCCAGTTCCTCGTGCTGCCCTACATGCCCCGGCGCCGTCCGCCCAGCCAGATCGAATCCGGCCCCGGCGAACCCGCGAAGGTCGAACCCTTCCCCAGCCCGGACGCCGCCCCGCCGCCTTATATCGCCGCGCGCCGCTGACACCGACGAAGCCAAGTCAGGAGCAAGACATATGAACGACAAGACCACAGTCCTGGCGATCGACCAGGGAACGACGTCCACCCGCAGCATCCTGTTCGACCGCGATGCCGAGGAACTGGCTTCCAGCCGCCGCGAATTCGCCCAGCACTACCCCGACCATGGTTGGGTCGAGCATGATGCCGACGAGATCTGGCGCGATACGCTGGCCACGGCGCGCGAAACGATCGAGCAGGGCGGCGGCGCGGGGTCGATCGCCGCGCTGGGCATCACCAACCAGCGCGAGACGATCGTGGTATGGGACCGCGCGACCGGCGCGCCGATCCATCGGGCCATCGTCTGGCAGGATCGCCGCACCGCGCCGATGTGCGTCCGGATGCGTCAGGAAGGGCACGAGGACCTGGTGCGCCAGCGTACCGGCCTGCTGCTCGATCCGTATTTTTCGGCGACCAAGCTGGCCTGGATCCTCGATAACGTCCCGGGCGCCCGCCGCGATGCCGAAGCGGGAAAGCTGGCCTTCGGCACCATCGACTCCTTCCTGCTGTGGCGCCTGACCGGCGGCCGCGTCCATGCCACGGACGTCACGAATGCGTCGCGCACCCTGCTGTTCGATATCCACCGCCAGGTCTGGGACGACGATCTGCTGCGTCTGTTCGATATCCCGCCCGCGCTGCTGCCCCAGGTGCGCAGCAACAGCGAGATCTATGGCGAAACCGATCCCGCCTTGTTCGGGCGGGCAATTCCGGTCGCGGGCATGGCGGGCGACCAGCAGGCGGCCCTGGTCGGGCAGGCCTGCTTCCGGCCCGGCATGGCCAAGGCGACCTACGGCACTGGCTGCTTCGTCCTGCTCAATACCGGCGAAGCCGCGGTACAGTCGGCCAATCGCATGCTGACCACGATCGGCTATCGCATCGGCAACCGCACGGTCTACGCGCTGGAAGGCGCGATCTTCGTCGCCGGGGCCGCGATCAAATGGCTGCGCGACGGACTGCACCTGATCACCCATGCCTCGCAGACCGACGATCTGGCCACCCGGATACCGCACAGCCACGGCGTCTATATGGTGCCGGGCTTCGTCGGACTGGGCGCGCCGCACTGGGATCCCGAGGCGCGCGGGCTGATCTGCGGCCTGACCCTGGACGCCACGGCCGCGCACATCGCCCGCGCGGCGCTGGAATCGGTGGCCTATCAGACCTACGACCTGATGGCGGCGATGGCCCGGGATGGCGGCGGGGCGGTGACGACATTGCGCGTCGATGGCGGTATGGCGGCCAATGACTGGTTCTGCCAGTTCCTGGCGGACATCCTGCAGGCCCGGGTCGAACGGCCCCGCCATCTCGAAACCACGGCGACCGGGGCCGCCTATCTGGCCGGCCTGGCGACCGGGGTCTGGACCGATCTGGACGATGTCGCCGCCCGCTGGGCCCGCGGCCGCGTCTTCGACGCCGCGATGGACGCCACCCAGCGCGAGACGATGCTGAAAGGCTGGCAGCAGGCGGTGCGCCGCACCCTGACCAGCACGTTTGCCGCCGCGGCCTGAGGACGTGCCGGCCCGCGGCCCGCGACGGGAAAACGCCGCGCGGGCCGCGTCGGCAGGGGCCGTGCTACGGCGTCGCGTCGGTCTGGTCTGGGTTGGGCCGGATATCGAACGGCACGGTTCGCGTCGTGCCTCCCAGGAAATGAAACGTCACCGGAATGCGCCGTCCGGGCTGCACGCTGTCGTCATACCCGCTGCAGATCAGGTGATACCCGCCCGGCGGAAAGACCAGGACCGTCTGCGCCGGCAGCGCCAGATGGTCGAACAGCGCCGCGGTCTCCCCGGTGCTTTCCTGCTCTGTATGGTGGGCATACAGGGCATGGCAGGCCGGCGCGGTTACTCCGTTCAGCAGATGGGCGTCCTTGCCGCGATTTTCGATGGTGAAATAGCCGGTGGCGATTCGGCGGTCGGGCTGCAGGATCTGCATCCAGCTATCGCGTATGTCGATATCGGCGCCGGCGTCGGCCTGTCCAGGGGGGGGCTGTCCCGGCACCGCCGGCGAGGGGGCGTCTGCCGCCAGGGCCGGCCGGGCACCAACGGTACCCGCCAGGGCCAGCATTCCGACCAGCAGCGCGCGTCGCGTCATCATGGGGTCCTTGCCTGTTTGTTCGCTGCGACGTTACCAGCAGGAATATTACCAGCAAGCCTGAGTCGCCGAAAACCGGGCGATCGCACGTCCGGGCTTGCGCCCGGGCGATTTCATGCGCATTTCGTGCGGGCTACGCGCCGGGGCACGATTGGCGGCGGATTCCGCCACATGTTCCGCGATGACGAACTCGGGCGCCCGTCGGACAGCCGGCACGCGCCGCAACGCCGGTTGGGAAGCCCGCACGCATGCGATGCCCTTTTTGTGGTCACGAGGACACCCAGGTAAAGGACAGCCGTCCGCACGAGGACGGAACCGCGATTCGCCGTCGCCGTATCTGCGCGTCCTGCAGCCAGCGCTTTACCACCATCGAGCGGGTGCAACTGCGCGACCTGTATGTCGTCAAGGCCGACGGGCGCAGGGTGCCGTTCGAGCGCGACAAGCTGGCGCGCTCGATCCGCGTGGCCCTGCGCAAGCGCCCGGTGGACGAAGACCGGATCGACCGCATCGTCAACGGCCTGGTGCGCCAGTTGGAGGCATCGGGCGAGACGGACATCGCATCGCGCGACATCGGCAAGCTGGTGATGGACACGCTGCGCGAGGTCGATATCGTGGCCTATATCCGCTTTGCCAGCGTGCATTGGGATTTCCGTGAAACCAAGGATTTCGCGGCGATCCTGGAATCGATCCCGGTCGGCCCGGGCGAGGAGCGGCCGGCCGCGATCAGGGTCCCGGCCGCCGATTCCGGCGCTGCGGTCGCCTCGGGCTATGGACCTGACGGCATAAAGAGGCGATGAAGCCGCCTTTCACGGATCAGCGGCAGCAGGAGACAGGCCCATGAGCGGCGTACAGGACGAAGACGGCACACGCCACAAGCCCCGGTCGCGCACCGCGTCGCGCGTGGCGGTCGTGCAGGCGCTGTTCCAGATCGAGCAGGCCGACGACGCGCCCGAGACGGTGATCGCGCAGTTCCTGCGCCATCGGCTGGGACGCGTGCCCGGCGATCAGGCGGAAGATTATGAAGACGGTACGGTGCCCGAGGCCGATGCGAAATTGTTCGAGCAGGTCGCCCGCTCGGCCGTCGCCCGGCGCGAGCAGGTCGATGCGCTGATCGTCGACGTGCTGCCGTCATCCTGGCCGTTCGCACGGCTCGACCCGGTGCTACGCGCGCTGCTGCGGGCCGCCGGCGCCGAACTGGCGGTGGTCGAGGGCGTGCCGACCCGCGTCGTGATCAACGAATATCTCGACATCGCCCATGGGTTCTTTTCGGGAGACGAGCCGAAGATGGTCAACGGCGTGCTCGACGCGCTGGCCCGCCGCCTGCGCACTGCCGCGCCCGCCGCCAGCACGTCCGCCGACAACGCGCCGGAAGCCGAAGAGGCCTGACCGGGCGGCGCTCCCCAATGCCCAACCAACCATCCGATCCTCCAACCCCCGATGCGTTGCCGCCCGAATTCGGATTCATCAGGCGGCATTTCCGTACCCTTGCGGGCGAGGGGGCGTTGGGCCTGACCGACGACGCGGCGTTGCTGCGCGCGCCGGCAGGACGCGAACTGGTCGTCGCGGTCGATACGATGGTCGAGGGCGTGCATTTCCTGCCGGACGACCCGGCCGATACGGTGGGGCGCAAGCTGCTGCGCTGCAACCTGTCCGACCTGGCGGCAATGGATGCGGCCCCCCTGGGCTATCTGCTGTCGGTCACCAAGCCTCCGGCACGGGACGAGGCCTGGTTCGCCGCCTTCGCCGAAGGGTTGCATGCCGACCAGGCGCTGTACGGGCTCAGCCTGCTCGGCGGCGACACCACGGCGACGTCCGGCCCCCTGGTCCTGTCGCTGACCATCCTGGGCCATGTGGCGCCGGGCGGGGCGCTGCGCCGCAACGGCGCGCGCGACGGCGATGGAATCTGGATCACGGGCACGATCGGCGATGGCGCGCTCGGCTTGCGGGCGCTGCGCGGCGAACTGGCCGATCCCAGCGGTTTCCTGGCCCGCCGCTACCGCCTGCCCGAGCCCCGTCTGGGGCTGGGGTTGGGCGGCATCGCCCGGGCGGCGATGGATGTCTCGGACGGGCTGGTGCAGGATCTGGGCCACCTGGCGCGCGAAAGCGGTGTCGGCGCCCGGATCGACGCCGCATCCGTGCCCCTGTCGGAGGCCGCCCGCCAAGCGGGGCCGGACTGGCTGGCCACCTGCCTGACGGGCGGCGACGACTACGAATTGCTGCTCGCCGTCCCACCGGCGCACGACGACGCATTGCGCCGGGCCGCCGCCGCGCGCGGCGTGGCCGTGACCCGGATCGGCCGGTTCGACCGGACCATCTCCGGCGTCACGGTCCAGGGCCCGTCAGGCGAGACCATGGCATTCGCCCGTACGGGATGGAGCCATTTGTAAGAGACTGCCTCAATGGCCCCGCTGATGGCGCATGCAGGCTGGCGGCCGAACGGCGGCCAGCGGGCGTGCTCAAAACGGCAACGGATTGATGTTTCTTTTATCCTTGAGGTAACGGCCGCGCCTCCATAATTTCGGCCACAAACCGGTCCGGGAGGCGATCATTCGTCTTTCGCAGTAAAAAGGTCTATCAGGCTCCCCCGTTTCGGCATCATGCATGGCGCGAACCGGACGCGCGAAGGACGAAATGAAAAGGATCGAGGAATGACGTATCTCTCCCGCATGCCGGGACTGCGGGGCCGGTTGCAGGCCATGACCTGCCTGGCCGGCATGTTCTGTATCGCCACGGCGCCCCACCAGGGCGCGCACGCCGCAACCGGCCAGCAAGACCGTCATGCCTCGACCACCCGCCGGACCGCAACCGGCACGACCCCGACCGCTGCGCCACAGGTCCCCGCCGCTTCCTCGCGCGCCGCGACGGCGGAAGACATCTCGGTCACTTCGTCCCGGCAGGCGCTGAACGGGGGCGGCGGCATGATGCGTCTGGAGACGGCACCGCACACCGTGCAGACCGTCGCGAAGGAATATATCGACATGCGCGCGCCGACCAGCACGGCGTTGGACCTGATCAAGAATTTGCCCAGCCTCAGCGTCTCGACCCCCGACACCGCCGGCATGCAGGGCGGCATGATCCAGGTGCGCGGCCTGACCGACCTGGACATGGGGCTGATGGTCGACGGCGCCCCAGCGGCGGCGGCCAAATACATGGCCGAGGACATCGATTCCGAGAACCTGGAAGAAGTCAACGTCACCCCCGGCAGTTCGGGGACCGACCTGCCCGTCATGTCCGCCGCCGCCGGCGTGATGGACGAGCGCAGCCACGCGGCGGCGCACCAGTTCGGCGGGCTGATGGATTTCTCCTACGGCACCAACAATCTGTCGCGCGAGTTCCTGCGCCTGGAATCGGGCGAGATCGGCAATAGCGGCGTGCGCAGCTACCTCTCGTTCTCCAACACCCACAGCCGGTCGTGGATGGGATCGGGCATCAACGAACGCCGCCACCTGGATTTCGGTATCCAGAAGGACTTGCAGAACGGTTCGACCGCCAAGGTGTTCCTGTCGTGGAACAACGAGAACTTCACCATCGACAACTACCCGACCGCGCAGGAATTCTACCGGTACAAGCACACCGGCCAGGGCTGGGGGCGCTCGGACGATCCCAGGAACGACAATTACTGGCAGAACAGCAAGGATCACTGGAACCAGGTCTTCCTGACCGCGCCGCTGCACCTTGTCCTGCCCGCACGCCTCAGCTTCGACCTGCAACCCTATTTCAGCTTTGGCCAGGGCTGGGATGCCGCACCCGCCAACCCCATCTCCAACGACGACGGCACGCCCTACAGCGGCCCGAACCAGACCAGCTTCTTTCTGCAGAACGACACCCGGCAGGTGGGCGCCGTCGCCAAGCTGAGCTACCAGATCGACCCGCACAACGTATTGTCGCTCGGCTACTGGTACGAGAACAACTATACGAACCAGTCCTATCCCGGCGGCAACACCAGGGCGGACGGCACGCCGCCCAGCCCGTGGTATCTGTACAAGACCGGTGCCTTCACGTTCGGCCAGAACGCGGGGTATGAGATCCATTCGCTGTTCATCCAGGATACCGCGAAATATCTGCAAGACCGGCTGGTGATTCACGCGGGCTTCAAGTTCGCCATGATCAATAGCTGGACCGCCAGCTTTGCCAACATCGACGGCAGCAAGGTGAAGGGCTCGGTCTGCGACGACAGCGACAATTTCCAGCATTGCAGCAACAATCGGACCGAGCCGCTGCCGCAACTGTCGATCGGCTACACGTTCAACGAGCATCACCAGATCTACGTCAACGCCGAGGGCGATTACCGCCAGCCCAGCGCAGTGGATATGGGCTGGCTGCCGTCCGGCCCCAACTTCCTGAAGAACCAGTATTCCATCAAGGAAGAACTGGGATACCGCTATCACGACAAATACATCATCGCCGACCTGGCGCTGTTCAACTACAACGTCACGAACCGCATCGTGGACCAGTATGTGGGCATGAACAGCTTCTCGCCCATGTCGATCGGGAACCAGACGATGCGCGGTTTCGACGTCATGGTGTCCGGCCGCTCCATCCACGGTTTCAGCCCCTATGCGTCCTTCGAGTATCTGCACGCGACGCAGGACAGCAACGTGATGGACCCGTATACCAATACGCTGATCCATTCGAAGGGCACGCAGGCGGTGATGGCGCCGCACGTGATGGCGAATTTCGGCCTGACTTATACCCACAAGGGCTTCTTTGCCAACGGCAGCCTACATTACAGCGGCCCGCAATCGGTCAGTATCGCCGGTGACCAGCGCATGCCGGGCTATGTGACGGACACGCTGTCTCTGGGCTATCACTTCCCGGCGTTCCTGTTCGCGAAATCGCCGACCTTCCGCCTGAATTTCACGAATCTGACCGGATCGATCGTCCGCACCGGCGCCCTGGGCGTGGTCTATCGCGGCAGCGACCTGAACAGCCACTATGTCTATAGCGGCAGCATGCCTCCCACTCTGGGCTACGGCAATTCCTTCATGGTCGAACCCCGCTTCAGCATGACGGGCACCGTTTCGACCGCTTTCTGATTATCCGGCCGGCCCCTGCCATGGGGCCGGCATGGCCGGACGATTTTCAGTCGCGGCCCTCCAATCGCGGCGTGGTGCGCGGGGCTGCTGCCCCCGTACCCGGACGGGGGCAATCGTCCCCCTTCCACCTCCTCAGTCGGTCAGGCTGCGGTCATACACCCGGTAGCGCTTGCACGGTTCGGGCGCCAGCCGTTCGATCAGGCGGCGTACCGGCATGTTGGTCTCCAGGATCCAGCCCATCTCGACCATACGATAGGGCAGGGACCGGCCGCGCCGCATCAGCTCGGTGATCGCCAGCGCCGGCAGCATAGCGCCCAGCGCCGTGCCCTCGACCTTGGAGCTGACGCCCAGCAGAATGACGCGGGCGGAATGAAAGCGGTGCCGCAGCAGCCGCCCGCCCAGCTTGATCCAGCCCAGCGGCGAGGGCGCGCCACCCAGATCGCCCGCCACGTCGTACAGGTTGGGCACCACCAGCGCGACGGCCGCCGGCTCGCCCTTATGTTCGATCAGTACAAGGTGCTCGGACTTCAGGATCGGCTTCATCTGCGCGATCATGCCGCGCATCTCGTCGGCGGTCAGCGGCACGAAGCCCCAGTTGTTCCGCCAGGCTTCGTTATAGAGCCGACGCAGGATCTCGCCATCCTCGGCGATCTGCCGACGGCGCATGCCGCGCGTCGTCACGTCGCCCAGCTTGCCCTCGCCCATCCGCAGGCTGGCGGGTACCAGGTGCGCCTGCTCGGCGGCCGGGCCGATCTCCATCTGATAGGCCAGGAAATCCATCGCCTTGGCAAAGCCGCAAGCTTCGATCATCGCGGGCAGCCAGTGCGGATGCCAGGGCATGGCGATCATCGGCGGGGCATGCTGCCCGTCCACCATCATGCCCAGTTCGCCGTTCGAATTCAGGGTCATGGGCCCGCGGGCCAGGGGCATGCCCTGCGCGCGCAGCCACGCGCAGGCCGCATCCAGCAGGGCCGAGACGACCGCGAGATCGTCGATCGCGTCCAACGCCCCGAAAAAGCCAATTTTTTCGCCCAGCGTCTCGATGGCCAGATCATCGACATGGGCCGAAATCCGGCCGACCGGGCGTCCCGCGCGCATGGCCAGGAAATACTGGGCCCGGCCATGGCCGAAGAACCCGCTTTTGGCAGGATGCAGCAGATCCTTCTGCTCCATGTCCAGCGGCGGGACATAGCCCGGCAGGCCGGCATAAAGCCGGCGCGGCAGTTGAAGGAACAGTGACATCTGACGGCGGCCGGCGACGGGGATGATGACAAGTTGATCCGCTTGGTTCATGACCGGTCCGTACGATGCCGCAAAAGGGCGAATGAAATCAGGCGCCGACCAGCGCCGCCGGCCCCGTGGTGATGACACGGAACCGGCCTTGAAAGAAAGGGGCCCGATGGCCAGGAGGCGCCCAGGCGGCGAAATACGGTTCGATCCCGCGACGATCCTGATGACCGGGGCATCCAGCGGAATCGGCGCGGAAACCGCCCGGTTCTATGCGCGCGCCGGGCGGACGCTCATCCTGTGGGGGCGCGACGCGGGGCGGCTGGAACAGGTGGCGCGCGATTGCCGCGCGGCCGGCGCCACGGTGATCACGCGCGTGCTGGACCTGTCCGACGGGCAGGGGGCGCTTGCGGCATTCCGCCAGGACGATTCGGCGAATCCGGTCGACCTGCTGGTCCTGGCCGCCGGCCTGGGCGACATGCGCCCATCCGCCGACAAGACCGAGCGGGCGGAAACCGTGCTGGAACTCGGCCTGGTGAATTATGCCACCCCGGCCGCGCTGGCGACGGCGGCGGCCGAACGCATGGTGGCGCGGCGGCGCGGACACATCGTGCTGGTGGGATCGGTCGCGGCGTTCCACGCCCTGCCGTTCGCCGCCGGCTATTCCGGGTCCAAGGCCGGACTGACCCGCTTTGCCGAGGCGCTGCGCAACGGCATC
Proteins encoded in this region:
- a CDS encoding MIP/aquaporin family protein, translating into MFKDRQFVGELISEFIAVFIIVLIGDAVAGMYFLYDPSPYRTAYWGVCIVWGLAVMIAIYVTGAVSGTHANPAVTLALALYRGFPWRKVLPYNAAQILGGVAGAAIVYVLYAPVIDHYNMLHHFDRMHDGGAAGVFFTHPGEAITPLHALVDEIILTAMLLLGIFAVTSEYNTQAPQANSGALIIGLLVAALGGCAGYLEAWALNPARDFGPRLFCFLAGWGPTALPSPGHYWWVPIVGPLVGGVIGGGAFQFLVLPYMPRRRPPSQIESGPGEPAKVEPFPSPDAAPPPYIAARR
- the glpK gene encoding glycerol kinase GlpK: MNDKTTVLAIDQGTTSTRSILFDRDAEELASSRREFAQHYPDHGWVEHDADEIWRDTLATARETIEQGGGAGSIAALGITNQRETIVVWDRATGAPIHRAIVWQDRRTAPMCVRMRQEGHEDLVRQRTGLLLDPYFSATKLAWILDNVPGARRDAEAGKLAFGTIDSFLLWRLTGGRVHATDVTNASRTLLFDIHRQVWDDDLLRLFDIPPALLPQVRSNSEIYGETDPALFGRAIPVAGMAGDQQAALVGQACFRPGMAKATYGTGCFVLLNTGEAAVQSANRMLTTIGYRIGNRTVYALEGAIFVAGAAIKWLRDGLHLITHASQTDDLATRIPHSHGVYMVPGFVGLGAPHWDPEARGLICGLTLDATAAHIARAALESVAYQTYDLMAAMARDGGGAVTTLRVDGGMAANDWFCQFLADILQARVERPRHLETTATGAAYLAGLATGVWTDLDDVAARWARGRVFDAAMDATQRETMLKGWQQAVRRTLTSTFAAAA
- a CDS encoding copper chaperone PCu(A)C; its protein translation is MMTRRALLVGMLALAGTVGARPALAADAPSPAVPGQPPPGQADAGADIDIRDSWMQILQPDRRIATGYFTIENRGKDAHLLNGVTAPACHALYAHHTEQESTGETAALFDHLALPAQTVLVFPPGGYHLICSGYDDSVQPGRRIPVTFHFLGGTTRTVPFDIRPNPDQTDATP
- the nrdR gene encoding transcriptional regulator NrdR — translated: MRCPFCGHEDTQVKDSRPHEDGTAIRRRRICASCSQRFTTIERVQLRDLYVVKADGRRVPFERDKLARSIRVALRKRPVDEDRIDRIVNGLVRQLEASGETDIASRDIGKLVMDTLREVDIVAYIRFASVHWDFRETKDFAAILESIPVGPGEERPAAIRVPAADSGAAVASGYGPDGIKRR
- the nusB gene encoding transcription antitermination factor NusB is translated as MSGVQDEDGTRHKPRSRTASRVAVVQALFQIEQADDAPETVIAQFLRHRLGRVPGDQAEDYEDGTVPEADAKLFEQVARSAVARREQVDALIVDVLPSSWPFARLDPVLRALLRAAGAELAVVEGVPTRVVINEYLDIAHGFFSGDEPKMVNGVLDALARRLRTAAPAASTSADNAPEAEEA
- the thiL gene encoding thiamine-phosphate kinase; this translates as MPNQPSDPPTPDALPPEFGFIRRHFRTLAGEGALGLTDDAALLRAPAGRELVVAVDTMVEGVHFLPDDPADTVGRKLLRCNLSDLAAMDAAPLGYLLSVTKPPARDEAWFAAFAEGLHADQALYGLSLLGGDTTATSGPLVLSLTILGHVAPGGALRRNGARDGDGIWITGTIGDGALGLRALRGELADPSGFLARRYRLPEPRLGLGLGGIARAAMDVSDGLVQDLGHLARESGVGARIDAASVPLSEAARQAGPDWLATCLTGGDDYELLLAVPPAHDDALRRAAAARGVAVTRIGRFDRTISGVTVQGPSGETMAFARTGWSHL
- a CDS encoding TonB-dependent receptor is translated as MTYLSRMPGLRGRLQAMTCLAGMFCIATAPHQGAHAATGQQDRHASTTRRTATGTTPTAAPQVPAASSRAATAEDISVTSSRQALNGGGGMMRLETAPHTVQTVAKEYIDMRAPTSTALDLIKNLPSLSVSTPDTAGMQGGMIQVRGLTDLDMGLMVDGAPAAAAKYMAEDIDSENLEEVNVTPGSSGTDLPVMSAAAGVMDERSHAAAHQFGGLMDFSYGTNNLSREFLRLESGEIGNSGVRSYLSFSNTHSRSWMGSGINERRHLDFGIQKDLQNGSTAKVFLSWNNENFTIDNYPTAQEFYRYKHTGQGWGRSDDPRNDNYWQNSKDHWNQVFLTAPLHLVLPARLSFDLQPYFSFGQGWDAAPANPISNDDGTPYSGPNQTSFFLQNDTRQVGAVAKLSYQIDPHNVLSLGYWYENNYTNQSYPGGNTRADGTPPSPWYLYKTGAFTFGQNAGYEIHSLFIQDTAKYLQDRLVIHAGFKFAMINSWTASFANIDGSKVKGSVCDDSDNFQHCSNNRTEPLPQLSIGYTFNEHHQIYVNAEGDYRQPSAVDMGWLPSGPNFLKNQYSIKEELGYRYHDKYIIADLALFNYNVTNRIVDQYVGMNSFSPMSIGNQTMRGFDVMVSGRSIHGFSPYASFEYLHATQDSNVMDPYTNTLIHSKGTQAVMAPHVMANFGLTYTHKGFFANGSLHYSGPQSVSIAGDQRMPGYVTDTLSLGYHFPAFLFAKSPTFRLNFTNLTGSIVRTGALGVVYRGSDLNSHYVYSGSMPPTLGYGNSFMVEPRFSMTGTVSTAF
- a CDS encoding SDR family oxidoreductase: MARRRPGGEIRFDPATILMTGASSGIGAETARFYARAGRTLILWGRDAGRLEQVARDCRAAGATVITRVLDLSDGQGALAAFRQDDSANPVDLLVLAAGLGDMRPSADKTERAETVLELGLVNYATPAALATAAAERMVARRRGHIVLVGSVAAFHALPFAAGYSGSKAGLTRFAEALRNGIGDHGVGVTLISPGFVDTPMSRRVASAKPFLQSAPQAARLIARAVEEDRAHLIFPRLFAGLRLLDQLLPAPVRSAILRRLKADQAPRPAA